From the Comamonas antarctica genome, the window ACTGCCCAGCATCGTGGTCGCGGCCCCCTCCTTGCTGGCCAGGACCGGCATGCCGCGCCAGGTGCGCGAACTGAAGTCTCTGCCCTGCATCACCACCCTCAGTGCGCTCAAGGGCCAGCCCTGGCAATTCCAGGATGCTGCGGGAGAAATCGTCAAGGTGCCGGTCAAAAGCCGCTACCGCGTCAACAGCGGAGAACTGGCCGTGGCCGGCGCCCGGCAAGGCATAGGCTTCGCAATCGTCGCCGCCCATCCCTGCCAGGAAGACCTCGCCACGGGACGCTTGCAGGAGGTCCCACTGGACCTGTGTCCCGCGCCGCTGCAATTGCTCGGCGCATACAGCCATCGCCATTCCGTGACGGCGCGTGTGCGGGCGCTGCTGGAGTTGATCCAGATGCGGCTGGCCGCAGCTGGGACCCCCATGGAACACACACGCTCTGTGCCCCGCCAATGAAACTGCGCAATGTAGGCGGGACATAAGCCGAATGCCAAACCCTGGGTCAATCGTGGACCGCGTACGCCTCAGGCAAGCATGGCATACGCGGTGAACTGCGCGCGCAACACGCCGGGTGATTGCCTCACAGACCCAGCTCGGACAACCCGGGATGGTCATCGGGCCGGCGGCCCAGCGGCCAGTGGAATTTGCGCTCCGATTCCTGGATGGGCAGGTCATTGATGCAGGCATAGCGGCGGCGCATCAGGCCGTCGGCCTCGAACTCCCAGTTCTCGTTGCCATACGAGCGAAACCAGTGGCCTGCCGCGTCGTGCCATTCATAGGCATACCGCACCGCAATCCGGTTGCCCGCATGCAGCCAGAGCTCCTTGATGAGTCGGTAGTCAAGCTCCTTGTGCCATTTGCGCTCGAGAAAAGCCTGGGCCTCGGCGCGGTTGTGGGCGAATTCGGCGCGATTGCGCCACTGCGTGTCGAGGGTATATGCCAGCGCGACCTTGGCGGCATCGCGCGTGTTCCAGCTGTCTTCGGCAAGCCGGACTTTTTGCACCGCGGTTTCCAGCGTGAACGGCGGCAGAGGTGGGCGAGTTTGCATGATGTGACCTCATAAAAATATGTAGAACGATCTGTCTACATGCCAAATGCTAGCGGAGGTAGAACGATCTGTCTACAATCTCCTCATGAAATCTGCAGAACCCCCTCTTGACGCGCTGCCGCCACGCGAGCGCATTCTGGTCGCCGCCCATGCGCTGTTCTATCGCGAGGGCATCCGGGCGGCGGGTATCGACAGGATCATTGAGCAATCGTCGGTCAGCAAGGTCACCTTCTACCGCCAATACGCGAGCAAGGATGCGCTGATCCGCGCGTATCTCGATTACCGGCATGGCAAGTGGATTTCCTGGTTCGAATCCAGCTTGGCGCAAGCCACAAGCGAGGGCTTGCCGGCAACCGAGGCGCTGGTTGCGACGCTGAGGGCCTGGTTCAGCAGCCCGGACTTTCGCGGCTGCGCCTTTCTCAATGCGGCGGTGGAGCTGGGCTCGTCGGACCCCGAGATCCTGGAAGTGGTACGCCGGCACAAGCAGGACATGGCAGCGGTATTGGACCGCCTGTTTGCAACTGATACCGTGTCTGCCGGACGCAGGCTGGCGCTGCTCATCGATGGCGCCATCGTCCATGCCCAGATGGGCCAGGCAGTCGATGCAGTGATGGAGAACTTCCAAGCATCGGTGGACGCGATTGTGCGCCAATGAGCTGGCGTCGACGCGTCACGACAGCCATTGCCGTTGCGTGACTGCGCGTTAGCGACGAGCTGGCGGAATGCGCCAGCCATAATTCACGCAAATCCGAACCGTTTTGCCACTTGCCATGTACACACTGCGCACCTCACGCCCTGAAGATGGCGCCGCTCTCGTCGACCTTTGGCGGCGCTCCGTGGACGCCACCCACGACTTTCTCAGCGCCGCAGACCGCGAGGCCATCGATGCCGAAGTGTGCGGTTTCCTGCCGCATGCGCCAGTAACGGTTGCTGTCGATGAAAACGACGAGCCGCACGGCTTCATGCTGATCGATGGGACCCATATGGAGGCGCTCTTTGTCGATCCCGATGTCCGCGGGACCGGTATCGGCCGGCAGTTGTTGCAGCATGGCTTGGCGCTGCATGGCGGGTTGAGCACCGACGTCAACCTGCAGAATCCCCAGGCGCTGGGCTTCTACCAGCGCATGGGGTTCATTGAAACGGGCCGCTCGGAAGTGGATTCACAGGGGCGGCCTTACCCACTGATCCATCTGCGTCATCAGGGCTAGCGGGAAGCCGACCGCCGCCGCGGCAAGGCCACGCAACAGAGCCGATAGCGCTTGGCCCCCGTCGCGGGTTGTGGCTGGCCTGATCTTTTTTCTGTGGTGCGCGCTTCGGTAGACGAGGACTGCATTCGACGACGAATTCAACCGGTCATCGCAATAGTGTTTTTAAGCAGGAGTCACGGGTCGCCCCGCAACGCCCGGCCTAGCTGCCGGTTGTCCAGCGACAGTAAGTTCCGGTCGAGCACCTGCACAAAGCAGGCACACCTGCGGGTAGCTCTCCAGCACCCGCTAACGCCGGCCGCAGCGTCAGCCCGCACTGGCAGGTGCGGCCGGCAAGCACCTCGTGTCAGATCGACGACCCTCAGCTGTCTGCACTACTCACGGCAGGGACTGGGGACCAGGCCGATGCCTGATGCGACGGCGATGGGTGCGCATCTCCTATTGAAGCCTATCGGATGGCGGGGGTGGGTCCGGAGGGATGTCTATTTGGCCGCTGTCCGGAATCCACTCCGCGGGTGTGACAGTTGGGCTCAGGCCGCGCCACCACCGGACGAAACAACATTACGCCGCGATCAGCACTTTCAACGCTTCACGGCGATCCATCGCCCGATAGCCTTCGGCGGCATCACTCAAGCTGATGGTTCGATCAAACACGCGCCCCGGCTGGATTCGGCCCTCCAGCACATCCGGCAGCAGCTCTTCGATGTAGGCACGCACGGGCGCAGGACCGCCGCCCACAATCACGTTCTTGACGAAGGTCTGGCCAGCGGGGATGGACTGGTAATGCGGAACACCGACGCGGCCAATGGCGCCACCGGCGCGAACGATGTTCAATGCGCTGACCATCGAATCTTCAGTGCCTACGCACTCCAGCACCGAATGCGCACCCTGGCCCGCAGTCAGTTCCATCAAACGCGAAACGGCTTCATCGCCTCTCTCGGCCACGATGTCGGTCGCACCAAACTCGCGACCGAGCACGGTGCGG encodes:
- a CDS encoding DUF1348 family protein encodes the protein MQTRPPLPPFTLETAVQKVRLAEDSWNTRDAAKVALAYTLDTQWRNRAEFAHNRAEAQAFLERKWHKELDYRLIKELWLHAGNRIAVRYAYEWHDAAGHWFRSYGNENWEFEADGLMRRRYACINDLPIQESERKFHWPLGRRPDDHPGLSELGL
- a CDS encoding acetyltransferase encodes the protein MYTLRTSRPEDGAALVDLWRRSVDATHDFLSAADREAIDAEVCGFLPHAPVTVAVDENDEPHGFMLIDGTHMEALFVDPDVRGTGIGRQLLQHGLALHGGLSTDVNLQNPQALGFYQRMGFIETGRSEVDSQGRPYPLIHLRHQG
- a CDS encoding TetR/AcrR family transcriptional regulator produces the protein MKSAEPPLDALPPRERILVAAHALFYREGIRAAGIDRIIEQSSVSKVTFYRQYASKDALIRAYLDYRHGKWISWFESSLAQATSEGLPATEALVATLRAWFSSPDFRGCAFLNAAVELGSSDPEILEVVRRHKQDMAAVLDRLFATDTVSAGRRLALLIDGAIVHAQMGQAVDAVMENFQASVDAIVRQ